The Trichomycterus rosablanca isolate fTriRos1 chromosome 13, fTriRos1.hap1, whole genome shotgun sequence sequence ttaatttaattagaaAACTTTCTTTGTCtaacttttaaataaatgaattttaattagctaccaaataaacaaatgtgtatATTTCTCAAACTTACATTCTACCATGATAGTGTATCGTCACTAGTGGCtattttaaaaatgcttaattgattaaaatgtttaaatcaatgttttaaacattttcgaATGAGGATATATAAAAAGTATGCTTTAGAAATGACTTAGAAATATTTTGGTGGATTTGATACTAAATATGGGCAGacagtttaaataataataattaaaaaaaaaacctttgtgaataaaaattactttattttaaaacaataatacatttattattggaCATGGACaactattttatataaaaaaaatcttgcaTTCTGTAACTATTTATCAAACCGAAATTCCTCCCATTCTACTGCATCTTTATCTGCTTCCAAATACACTGAACacaataaaacttaaataaacaaataaataaagctaaGAGAATAATTTGGAAGCATGTATGTGACATTTAACACTATATATAAGCAAAAGCTTTAAATACAATTTTGTAGTGtgaatactaaacacaatgccCACTCATTCCTTTAATCAACtaacaaaaatattatttaaataagcaAAGTGTTTGGATACCTTTGTGGATCTGACACTGAATATGgacaaaaatggaaataaaataataaaaattaaattatatcaTTTCAAAAAAGGTCAaacttttaaattatattatattatgagaataaataaTGCTGGTGGATTTCAGACTTAATATGAGTTTAGTTTAAATACATTGATGGATAAATTGGTGGTTGATGTGTTTCTATGTGCTTAGAGTCAAAAAAATGTAATGCaagaaaatgtacatttaaatctaaaatataaataagtaaCTCATATTACTGCATCTTTGTGATTTTCTTAAAGCTAACTAACAtttaatgcaattttatttatgcTATTTATACACAGCATCAGCAGACACATTACAGTTGTATTGAATCTGATTCAGAATTAAATTAGATTAAAAAAAGCcagtagtaaacaaaaaaatcttTAGAGATTTTAATTATTCCACTTTCTGTAAACAAAGTCTATAAAGGAGAAAACGTAAGAGATAATCTCTGAAGTTTTAAAAGGATTTAACTTTAGGCTATATGTAGGTGTCTTGCTGGATTTGACTCACTGAAAATTGGTATAAACACTTGTTTTCTCTGAAGGTGTGACTAAATTCTGAGACCTAAGTTTGTCATTTCAAGGCCATTGGTAGATTTAAGAAGGATGAGTATTACAAGTAAGAGGTCACATTTTCCCAGTCACTGTAAACATAGTCTGGAAAGTAAGTGGAAATGATTCATACATCCCGTCATTCAATGTACACTACTTGAGCAGCGTTGAATCATTTAGTTTACATACATCTAGCTTTGAAGTAGGTTTGTGAGCAAGTATACATCACCCCCTGATTACATGAGTGTACACTAAGGTTCATTTGAATCTCTTTCAGAATCTACAGAGGAGCTGTCGAGTCATGGCGGAAAGACAGTTCAGAAGTTCCTCTTTAATTTGAGCTCCATCCCCGGAGAGGAGCTCGTCACATCGGCAGACTTGAGGATTTACAGGGAGCAGGTGACGACGAACCGTAGCAGTAACAGCAGCGCAGGTTTTCATCGTATTAACATCCATGAGATCATTAAACCTGCCCTGCCTTTTAAAGAACCCATCACGAGACTCCTAGACACCAGGCTGGTTCAGCATGGCCTCAGTAAGTGGGAAAGCTTCGACGTGAGTCCCGCCGTCTTGCGGTGGACCAGGGACGGCCACGCCAACCACGGCTTTGTGCTGGAAGTGGTTCACCCAGGCGATGCCGAAGGAGACTATAAGAGACATGTCAGAGTCAGCAGATCGCTGCATGACAGCACAGACTCGTGGCCTCAGATGAGACCACTGCTGGTGACATTCAGCCACGATGGCAAAGGACACGTGCTCCACTCTCGGCAAAAACGGCAAGCACGGCCCAACAAGCCAAAAAAGAAGCACAAATCTAACTGCAGGAGGCATTCATTATATGTAGACTTCAGTGACGTGGGCTGGAATGACTGGATAGTTGCGCCACCAGGCTACCATGCCTTTTATTGCCAAGGAGAGTGCCCGTTCCCTCTGGCAGACCACCTAAACTCTACTAACCATGCTATTGTACAGACACTGGTCAACTCAGTAAATAGTAACATTCCCAAGGCATGCTGTGTGCCCACAGACCTAAGTCCAATATCGTTGCTTTATTTAGATGACCATGAGCGAGTGATTCTGAAGAACTATCAGGATATGGTTGTGGAAGGCTGTGGGTGCCGCTAAACACAAGGACTTCAATAAACTTTTGCAAAGACACTTTATTTTTCCCAATACTATTCTTTATTTATGCTAAAAGTTTTAAGTAAGACACATATTTTGAAAAAatataaatctatatttatgtccactaatgggaaaataaatatttgaattGGAGTTCAAGTAATGTATTTTCCAACCTACATTTTCATAAGTACTTTTTTCCACACATGAAGTATGCTGGTcagattttgtatttatttctatCGTAACCACTTCTAGTAAATAGTTTTTATCTATTTATGTGTAAACGCGTACATGTGTACAATGTTTAAACACACTATAGATGGATTTATGTATCTCCTTTAGATTGAAAAGTACAACGTGGACTATTCACTGTAGATTTGTTAAAGCCTTAAATTTAGAGCTATGCTGCAATTTCAGTTCCATCTGCACTACAGTGTCAAATGGAGAACTATGTTTGGTAAAGCTACACAGAAATGTATAGATCATTGGGCCTttcttaaagctgcagtatgtaacatttAGGGAATATTGGGGACCTCTCTGGTAGAAATATGTTACTGCGAAAAACTAACAATTTTATAATGTCATTTGTGCTGCTTACCCCCGCTATAAACGAGCTCAGAAGGCACATTACAGTAGTATTCCTAAAGatgtcatcagttcacaaggttatgtcgaacacaagaacaacaatttacccaaagaaataaagaataaatgtgGGTGACCAGTATAGCTCTAAGCTAACgacataaattatatataatattataatatgttGGGTTATGTAGTAACTTTTGATTATTTAACTGTCAGTAAAAATCAGATTGGCTCAGAATTAAATTATAGACAGGCAGTAGAGTCTTGTATCCCACacagagattaaaaaaaatgtaaacactggTGGGGGTGGAAGTTTCTTCAATAGATTTTTGGCAACTATACATTGTGGGAATCTTTGTTTTAAATTACTAAGCCTCAGCAGAACCATGTAATTTTGTAGAGAAGAACATTCTGAACAATTCTAATATGAATATTTAGACTGTGTGAGAGTAAAGAGGATGGAATAGTTAGATTAGGACAGGTAGTGAAGCCCATGTAACCTACTGACAAAAACCCAAGCTGCAGTACACTCAAATCCACACATAAGGCCTaaatatgtgaacacccctCAAGTGTTTCAGCCTCACTCATTGCTAATAGGTATACAATCATTAATGCAAAATAAGCTCCTACCCTAAAAGCATGACTGTTATCTACAAGTGCATGGTTAACAACCTTAGgttgaaggaactccagtggcctgctcaATCATTGGGAAAAACTCCCAAACTGATTGCACTCACAGATTTTATGCCAGACCTTCTGGTCCAACATTAGAGCCCAGCTTCACAAATGCACTGTTGACTAAATAGGCTTAAACTCAAAaggacacactccaaaatcttttaATAAACCTTCCCAAAATAGTGGAGGCTGTCTCTGCCACCAAGAGGAAAGTCAATTCCATTcgaatgctcatggttttgtaaTGGCATGTTTAgcaagcttgtggtcaggtgttcacatatttttggccattcaGTGCAGACACAGGCAAATAGACAAATGAATTGTTTGTTGAGTCTGAACTCAGAAAGCACATGTCACTGTGGGTTAGCAATGAAGCTAAGCTAATCTCCCTGTATGTGCTATTTTGTAACAGAGGACAAACTTGTTCCCCCTTTAGTTTGAAGACATAAGTATTAGCTGTTAAATCAGTCTGTTTTCAGGTATACTGCCAAAGTAAAAggttaaaaaacataaatactaCAAATAAACAACCAAATCAAGACAGAAACTAGTATACATGTATCCAACGTTTAacccatgttttacactttctaTTGTGATTTTTGGCAGCACAAGGGCATCACATTTTAGATTTGTTTCATGTTCTTCTACTGACTGACACTTAACATATGTTacaaactgcagctttaattaagGAGCAGTGGTGAATGTGAATGCACTTATTTAGAAGCAATGTGACAGGTAGTTGACACTGAATCATCAGGAACTTTGTTGGTATGTGTGAGATCGATAGTTTGAGTCTATGAAATCTACCTACGGTGTAGCCTTAAACACTATTGCTATATGTTCTTATGTGCTAAAGCTTTGGTTTCCCTTATAGTAACATATCATGCTTCATTCATTGAATATGTGTTGTTCACAAGACCTCTAAATTTTGTAAAGGGGGCGCTGTTAAAATATGGTTTGTCATTTAAGTGTCAAAAGGAGTATAGAAAGCTGCTACTTCACTATAGCATTTAACCATCTGTGTCATTTTGTAGGTCTACGTGTTTAAATTATGGGCCAAACCTCCCAGTGTTCACGTACTTGAACTCAATGTCAAAGTTGtataagaaaaataaacatctcTTGTCTAGGAGTGTTCACAAAGATTTATTGGTACTTAACATTTGTATAAGCTATTCTGTGCAATATAAAGATAATAGGGCAGTAAAAacaattttcatttatttagaatattacttattCAGAGTACTTATTCAAAGGTAAAAGTCCATATTGGACATTGTGATACATGTAATCAGCAGACGGTGTGTTACTTTAAAATGCATGTAAACGTGGCATGTAAACGCTCTGAGTTAGCTTACATAAGCTCAGTGAGCAAAGTCAGTATTGTAaagtacaaacacacatttttgcTGAATGCCTACAGATGATAAATGGCAAGTCTTGTACACTTGGAATGAGTGTTTGTTCTGCCTTGGGTGAATGGAACCACTGGGATGCAGTGCTGCTGCAGTTTCAGTTAAAACAGATCCAAACCGTGACGCAATAAGCTCTAAACATTTAAAAGCAAATATACtgcaataaaacaatatatgTTTTATAGCATGTAACTAACAACTACAGAGtagtagtataataatatataatacaatataaactgttttttacaaccccaaatcagaaaaaattgggacagcatggaaaatgcaaataataataataataaaaacagagcttcttacattttcattaacttttatttcattgcagacagtatgaatctgagatatttcatgttttgttcctgcatttcaggcctgcaacacattccaaaaaaagttgggactgtaaagcatttaccactttgtaatgttgccattccttttcaccacacttaaaagacgttttggaaccaaggataccaagtgatttagtgtttcagcttttattttgtcccattcttcctgcaaacatgtcttaagatttgcaacagtacggggtcgtcgttgtcgcaaataggcagctgtagcctagtgggtaagatactatactagtaatcaaaaggttgtcagttcaagccccacctgggctaggttgcaactgttgggcccttgagcaattgagcccttaaccctcaattgcctggattgtatactgtcacagtactgtaagtcgctttggataaacgcgtctgctaaatgcagaaaatgtaaatgtaaaattctccttacatt is a genomic window containing:
- the bmp2a gene encoding bone morphogenetic protein 2; its protein translation is MVPVFCLLLIIQLLFGACTGLLPEIGRRKHVSLSQDALDAFELRLLTMFGLEHRPNPGSTAVVPQYMVDLFSAYSSNSAENRHHKARSTVGRSAERSASRANTVRSFHHDESTEELSSHGGKTVQKFLFNLSSIPGEELVTSADLRIYREQVTTNRSSNSSAGFHRINIHEIIKPALPFKEPITRLLDTRLVQHGLSKWESFDVSPAVLRWTRDGHANHGFVLEVVHPGDAEGDYKRHVRVSRSLHDSTDSWPQMRPLLVTFSHDGKGHVLHSRQKRQARPNKPKKKHKSNCRRHSLYVDFSDVGWNDWIVAPPGYHAFYCQGECPFPLADHLNSTNHAIVQTLVNSVNSNIPKACCVPTDLSPISLLYLDDHERVILKNYQDMVVEGCGCR